From the Campylobacter sp. CNRCH_2014_0184h genome, one window contains:
- a CDS encoding YcbK family protein: MKANPYFKLDEFKCRCGKCELPKGVPSDELVDILCQIREHFNSSIIINSAYRCASHNAKVGGSPKSQHTLGSAVDFVVKNVKTEEVHQYVLDNFGERGLGIAIKHNFDNPCAGFVHIDTRGKKARWTYT; this comes from the coding sequence ATGAAAGCAAACCCTTATTTTAAACTTGATGAGTTTAAATGCAGATGTGGAAAATGTGAATTGCCAAAAGGTGTACCAAGTGACGAGCTTGTGGATATTCTTTGTCAAATAAGGGAGCATTTTAACTCATCTATAATTATAAATAGTGCTTATAGATGTGCTTCTCATAATGCTAAAGTTGGCGGTTCCCCTAAATCTCAACACACCTTAGGGAGTGCAGTAGATTTTGTAGTTAAGAATGTTAAAACAGAGGAAGTTCATCAATATGTTTTAGATAATTTTGGCGAAAGAGGTTTAGGGATTGCTATAAAACATAATTTTGATAATCCTTGTGCAGGTTTTGTACATATTGATACGCGTGGTAAAAAAGCAAGATGGACTTATACTTAA
- a CDS encoding phage protease, with protein sequence MFFINKENLVEASNDKPIKVAIKGEWKGHANGVFKIDDKNLESMIDNFNQKKIDIVIDYEHQTLKNEKAPAAGWIKELFLENDALMAKAEFNEEAKKYIANKQYRYLSPVFEFNAKDNKSGKLIRAKLHSVALTNTPFIDELDELIANKNNQNKGVKMDEKIKELEFQIIALKDENGLLKKENEDLKKQNEESTKDLANSLVENALSSGKIANSQKEWALTYACKDLEGFTAFINSAPEINNMQNNKFANKNTPNNNEELDVVKMMLEA encoded by the coding sequence ATGTTTTTTATCAATAAAGAAAACCTAGTTGAAGCTAGCAATGATAAACCAATAAAAGTAGCCATAAAGGGTGAATGGAAAGGTCATGCTAATGGTGTTTTTAAGATAGATGATAAAAATTTAGAGTCTATGATTGATAATTTTAATCAAAAAAAGATTGACATAGTTATAGATTATGAACATCAAACTCTTAAAAATGAAAAAGCTCCAGCTGCAGGTTGGATTAAAGAGCTTTTCTTAGAAAATGATGCACTAATGGCAAAAGCTGAGTTTAATGAGGAAGCTAAAAAATATATAGCAAATAAACAATACCGCTATTTATCTCCTGTCTTTGAATTTAATGCAAAAGACAATAAAAGTGGAAAATTAATAAGAGCAAAATTACACTCTGTTGCTCTAACAAACACACCGTTTATAGATGAGCTTGATGAGCTTATTGCTAATAAAAATAATCAAAATAAAGGAGTAAAAATGGATGAAAAAATTAAAGAGTTAGAATTTCAAATTATAGCTTTAAAAGATGAGAACGGATTGCTAAAAAAAGAAAATGAGGACTTAAAAAAACAAAACGAAGAAAGTACTAAAGATTTGGCTAATTCTTTAGTAGAGAATGCTTTAAGTAGTGGAAAAATTGCAAATTCTCAAAAAGAATGGGCATTAACTTATGCATGTAAAGACCTTGAAGGATTTACTGCTTTTATTAATAGTGCTCCAGAAATTAACAATATGCAAAATAATAAGTTTGCAAACAAAAATACACCAAACAACAATGAAGAATTAGATGTTGTTAAAATGATGTTAGAGGCTTAA